One segment of Solanum stenotomum isolate F172 chromosome 1, ASM1918654v1, whole genome shotgun sequence DNA contains the following:
- the LOC125842065 gene encoding phenylacetaldehyde reductase-like isoform X2 yields MDRKNIGEGKVVCVTGASGFIASWLVKLLLQRGYTVNATVRNLKDTSKVDHLLGLDGANERLHLFEAELLKEQSFDLAVDGCEGVFHTASPVFLTGKSKEELVDPAVKGTLNVLRSCAKSPSVRRVVITSSTSSVIFNKNMSTPGAVADETWYSDPEFCEERKEWYQLSKTLAEQAAWKFAKENGIDLVTLHPGLVIGPLLQPTLNFSCEAIVNFIQEGKEAWSGAIYRFVDVRDVANAHILAFEVPSANGRYCLVGANGYSSLVLKIVQKLYPSITLPKNFEDGLPLTSHFQVSSAKAKKLGVKFTSLECEGYY; encoded by the exons ATGGACCGTAAGAATATTGGAGAAGGAAAGGTAGTATGTGTAACAGGGGCATCTGGTTTTATAGCTTCATGGCTGGTCAAGTTGTTGCTACAACGTGGATACACTGTCAACGCCACTGTTCGCAATCTCA AGGATACAAGTAAAGTAGATCACTTGCTAGGCCTTGATGGAGCTAATGAGAGGCTGCATCTATTCGAAGCAGAGTTACTTAAAGAGCAATCGTTTGATCTTGCCGTTGATGGTTGTGAAGGTGTCTTTCATACAGCTTCACCTGTTTTTCTCACAGGGAAATCTAAG GAGGAACTTGTGGATCCTGCTGTGAAAGGAACGTTAAATGTCCTTCGGTCATGTGCCAAATCACCATCTGTCAGAAGAGTGGTGAtaacttcttctacttcttctgttatatttaataaaaatatgtcaacCCCTGGAGCTGTGGCTGATGAAACTTGGTATTCAGATCCAGAATTCTGCGAGGAAAGAAAG GAATGGTATCAACTCTCCAAAACCCTGGCTGAGCAGGCTGCTTGGAAATTTGCAAAAGAGAATGGGATTGACTTGGTAACACTCCATCCAGGTCTAGTCATTGGTCCACTTCTGCAGCCTACACTCAATTTCTCTTGCGAGGCTATAGTGAACTTCATACAAGAAG GAAAAGAGGCATGGTCTGGTGCAATATATAGATTTGTTGATGTTAGGGATGTTGCTAATGCACATATTCTAGCCTTTGAGGTTCCTTCAGCAAATGGAAGATATTGTTTAGTTGGGGCAAACGGATACTCTTCTTTGGTTTTGAAGATTGTTCAAAAGCTTTACCCTTCCATCACTCTCCCTAAGAA TTTCGAAGATGGATTGCCTCTCACCTCGCACTTTCAAGTATCGAGTgcaaaagcaaaaaaattagGAGTCAAATTCACAAGTCTTGAGTGTGAAGGATACTATTGA
- the LOC125842065 gene encoding phenylacetaldehyde reductase-like isoform X1, whose product MDRKNIGEGKVVCVTGASGFIASWLVKLLLQRGYTVNATVRNLKDTSKVDHLLGLDGANERLHLFEAELLKEQSFDLAVDGCEGVFHTASPVFLTGKSKEELVDPAVKGTLNVLRSCAKSPSVRRVVITSSTSSVIFNKNMSTPGAVADETWYSDPEFCEERKEWYQLSKTLAEQAAWKFAKENGIDLVTLHPGLVIGPLLQPTLNFSCEAIVNFIQEGKEAWSGAIYRFVDVRDVANAHILAFEVPSANGRYCLVGANGYSSLVLKIVQKLYPSITLPKNFKEGLPLTHLQVSSEKAKSLGIKFTCLELSVKDTVESLMEKNFLHI is encoded by the exons ATGGACCGTAAGAATATTGGAGAAGGAAAGGTAGTATGTGTAACAGGGGCATCTGGTTTTATAGCTTCATGGCTGGTCAAGTTGTTGCTACAACGTGGATACACTGTCAACGCCACTGTTCGCAATCTCA AGGATACAAGTAAAGTAGATCACTTGCTAGGCCTTGATGGAGCTAATGAGAGGCTGCATCTATTCGAAGCAGAGTTACTTAAAGAGCAATCGTTTGATCTTGCCGTTGATGGTTGTGAAGGTGTCTTTCATACAGCTTCACCTGTTTTTCTCACAGGGAAATCTAAG GAGGAACTTGTGGATCCTGCTGTGAAAGGAACGTTAAATGTCCTTCGGTCATGTGCCAAATCACCATCTGTCAGAAGAGTGGTGAtaacttcttctacttcttctgttatatttaataaaaatatgtcaacCCCTGGAGCTGTGGCTGATGAAACTTGGTATTCAGATCCAGAATTCTGCGAGGAAAGAAAG GAATGGTATCAACTCTCCAAAACCCTGGCTGAGCAGGCTGCTTGGAAATTTGCAAAAGAGAATGGGATTGACTTGGTAACACTCCATCCAGGTCTAGTCATTGGTCCACTTCTGCAGCCTACACTCAATTTCTCTTGCGAGGCTATAGTGAACTTCATACAAGAAG GAAAAGAGGCATGGTCTGGTGCAATATATAGATTTGTTGATGTTAGGGATGTTGCTAATGCACATATTCTAGCCTTTGAGGTTCCTTCAGCAAATGGAAGATATTGTTTAGTTGGGGCAAACGGATACTCTTCTTTGGTTTTGAAGATTGTTCAAAAGCTTTACCCTTCCATCACTCTCCCTAAGAA TTTCAAAGAAGGATTGCCTCTTACCCACTTGCAAGTATCGAGTGAAAAAGCAAAAAGTTTAGGAATCAAATTCACATGTCTTGAGTTGAGCGTGAAGGATACTGTTGAAAGCTTGATGGAAAAGAACTTCCTCCACATTTAA
- the LOC125842018 gene encoding conserved oligomeric Golgi complex subunit 8 produces the protein MSMDSEDPMDETSPVTGLLPLASASQQPYISELLSFTLDRLHKEPELLRVDAERIRRQMQEVAVGNYRAFISAADALHAIREEVSSVDKHLDSLINEIPKLTSGCSEFSTSAEHILEKRKMNQTLLANHSTLLDLLEIPQLMDTCVRNGNYDEALDLEAFVSKLSAMHPKLPVIQALAAEVRQTTQSLLSQLLQRLRSNIQLPECLRIIGYLRRIGVFNEYEMRLQFLRCRQAWLSGILDDLDQRNAYEYLKGMVNCHRMHLFDVVNQYRAIFADDTSGREENYDGGLLLHQISSHLRTLKMMLPKITEGGSLSNILDQCMYCAMGLGWVGLDFRGLLPPLFEEAVLNLFSKNMNAAVENFQLVLDSHRWVPLPAVGFPTSSLSEESHEDVTPPSSLMEHPPLAVFVNGVSAAMNELRPCAPLSLKHVLAQELAKGLQAVSDALLRYNTTRMLRENESLLFLSLCRAFIEVAFPHCVTCFGRCYPGGASLIADATTQFDGISRLLATSSSRELPKPVRNPEANSISENGDVPKKENGEIPSTEQPESTNAEEEPNNVPSENEEKPGNVSS, from the exons ATGTCGATGGATTCCGAAGATCCGATGGACGAAACTTCACCGGTCACCGGACTTCTCCCACTGGCGTCGGCTTCACAACAGCCTTACATCTCCGAACTCCTTTCTTTCACTCTCGACCGTCTTCACAAA GAACCGGAGCTTCTGAGAGTGGATGCAGAGAGAATTCGGAGGCAGATGCAAGAGGTTGCCGTTGGAAACTACCGTGCCTTCATTTCTGCTGCTGATGCACTACATGCGATTCGGGAAGAAGTTTCTTCTGTTGATAAGCATCTTGACTCCTTG ATCAATGAGATACCTAAGCTAACTTCAGGTTGCAGTGAGTTCAGCACCTCTGCAGAACATATCTTGGAGAAAAGGAAGATGAATCAAACATTGCTTGCAAACCATAGTACTCTGCTTGACTTGCTTGAAATTCCTCAGCTAATGGACAC ATGTGTGAGGAATGGAAACTATGATGAAGCTCTTGATTTAGAAGCATTTGTTTCCAAGCTTTCAGCAATGCACCCCAA GTTACCAGTTATTCAAGCCCTTGCTGCAGAAGTTCGGCAGACCACCCAATCTCTTCTTTCTCAGCTTCTCCAAAGACTTAGGTCAAACATTCAG TTGCCGGAATGCCTCCGTATCATTGGATACTTGCGTCGTATAGGGGTGTTCAATGAGTATGAGATGCGCTTACAG TTTCTAAGGTGCCGTCAGGCATGGCTTTCTGGGATCCTTGATGACTTGGACCAGAGAAATGCTTATGAATACCTCAAAGGAATGGTAAATTGTCATCGGATGCATCTCTTTGATGTTGTTAACCAGTACCGTGCAATATTTGCTGATGATACTTCCGGGAGGGAAGAAAACTATGATGGTGGGCTTCTCTTGCATCAAATTTCTTCCCACCTTAGAACTCTAAAGATGATGCTACCGAAGATCACTGAAGGAGGTTCTTTATCAAACATTCTTGATCAATGCATG TATTGTGCTATGGGACTTGGTTGGGTTGGATTGGACTTCCGTGGCTTGCTTCCCCCTCTTTTTGAAGA GGCGGTCCTTAATCTGTTTTCGAAGAACATGAATGCAGCTGTTGAGAATTTCCAG TTGGTCCTCGATTCTCATCGGTGGGTTCCATTACCAGCAGTCGGCTTTCCTACCAGCAGTTTGAGTGAAGAAAGTCATGAAGATGTTACTCCTCCCTCAAGTCTAATGGAGCACCCACCTCTGGCTGTTTTTGTTAATG GTGTCTCTGCGGCAATGAATGAGTTACGACCTTGTGCTCCCTTGAGTTTAAAACATGTGCTTGCACAAGAACTGGCGAAAGGATTGCAGGCTGTTTCTGATGCTTTACTGAGATATAACACTACTCGCATGCTTCGAGAAAATGAGTCTCTGCTTTTCCTATCACTATGTCGAGCATTTATTGAG GTTGCTTTCCCACACTGTGTTACTTGTTTTGGTCGTTGTTATCCTGGTGGAGCTAGTCTTATAGCCGATGCCACAACTCAATTCGACGGAATTAGCCGATTATTGGCAACCTCTTCCTCTAGAGAACTTCCAAAACCAGTTCGTAATCCAGAGGCCAATAGTATATCAGAAAATGGCGACGTACCTAAGAAGGAAAATGGGGAAATTCCTAGTACTGAACAACCCGAGAGTACGAATGCAGAAGAGGAACCCAATAATGTCCCCTCAGAAAACGAGGAGAAGCCTGGTAATGTGTCATCATGA
- the LOC125864926 gene encoding putative disease resistance protein RGA4 — MLHLVEKQVVDFELPNRETHSFVNVDEVIGREDEKRVIVDRLLEVRENVCVIPIVGIGGLGKTTLAQLVYNEDRVKKHFDLRIWVFVSHIFNVKLIVEKMIESITGMKPQSLHFDRLQDQLRKEIDGKKYLLVLDDMWNENRESWLKLQDLLIGGARGSKVLMTTRSGLVAAAMGTAPPCNLKGLPEDMSWSLFSKLAFKPGKEINSSLVAIGKEILRKCAGVPLAIRILGSFLYYKETEAEWLYVKNHQITDMAESADIEFCQFYCSIFQKNQTISKKTLIQLWIAQGFIRSNDEENECQEDVGERYFMGLLRRSFFQDVKERLGDIISCKMHDLIHDLAKMVAENETSLLTSAGNKSSVNICHLSVGPVHDSAWELPHSLLKEKNLRTFFMPITSRDYLESGRFIGSEKQSKSVVDAVISNFRSLRVLDLHGLGINEVPGSVSMLKHLRYIDLSDNNFVTLPKSMSKLLNLQTLKLSYCFELCELPENIHKMVNIRHLELDGCLNLSKMPCGIGQLTALRTLSQFVIGQETSMSSKVNAVLTDLNGLVKLRGKLTLRNLGCIECLCPKIDDAVLKNKEYLQSLRLEWTDEAVSDEYDELLLEGLQPHENLKVLFIERYGGQSFPKWMMVGLHSSLPKLTKLTLKNLKICKSLPPFGCLPSLQSLKLENLTLLEYIEHTSNDGSQFGMYFPSLKELKLCNLPCLKGWWKKEVMAGSESSSFPDRLLLSSFPSLFKLTIQDCLMLEFIPRLEELNLIRVSNKLLQQLMMLLETTLSANCSSFLAVSKLKSLYIFDVRELFLLPEGLQNLSLLEHLEINGCPNLLSLPIEGM, encoded by the exons ATGTTGCACCTTGTTGAAAAGCAAGTAGTTGATTTTGAGCTTCCAAATAGGGAGACTCATTCCTTTGTGAATGTTGACGAGGTAATCGGAAGGGAAGATGAGAAAAGGGTAATAGTTGATCGTCTACTAGAGGTTCGAGAAAATGTTTGTGTGATTCCTATAGTTGGTATTGGGGGGCTTGGCAAAACAACACTTGCACAACTGGTTTATAATGAGGACAGGGTTAAGAAACATTTTGATCTGAGAATTTGGGTGTTCGTTTCGCATATTTTTAATGTGAAACTCATTGTGGAAAAGATGATAGAATCTATCACTGGTATGAAACCTCAAAGCCTCCATTTTGACAGGTTGCAAGACCAACTTAGAAAGGAAATTGATGGTAAGAAGTACCTCCTTGTTTTGGATGATATGTGGAATGAAAATCGCGAATCTTGGTTGAAATTGCAGGATCTTTTGATTGGTGGTGCTAGAGGGAGTAAAGTATTGATGACCACTCGATCAGGATTAGTTGCAGCAGCTATGGGTACTGCTCCACCATGTAATCTAAAAGGTCTGCCTGAAGACATGTCTTGGTCCCTGTTTAGTAAATTAGCATTTAAGCCCGGCAAAGAAATAAATTCATCTCTAGTGGCAATTGGAAAGGAAATACTGAGAAAATGTGCTGGTGTTCCTTTGGCAATAAGGATCTTAGGGAGCTTTTTGTATTATAAAGAGACTGAAGCTGAATGGTTGTATGTCAAAAATCATCAAATCACAGACATGGCGGAAAGTGCAGATATTGAATTTTGCCAGTT TTATTGTTCAATATTCCAAAAGAATCAGACCATTAGCAAGAAAACCTTGATTCAGTTATGGATAGCCCAAGGTTTTATCAGATCAAATGATGAGGAAAATGAATGTCAAGAGGATGTTGGAGAACGTTACTTCATGGGTCTACTGAGAAGGTCCTTTTTTCAGGATGTTAAAGAGCGGTTGGGCGATATCATCAGCTGCAAAATGCATGATCTGATTCATGATCTAGCAAAAATGGTTGCAGAGAATGAGACTTCGCTGCTAACTTCTGCAGGAAATAAATCTAGTGTTAATATTTGCCATTTGTCAGTTGGTCCTGTTCACGATTCAGCATGGGAGCTCCCTCACTCCTTgctcaaagaaaaaaatttgcgCACGTTTTTTATGCCAATTACATCAAGGGATTACCTGGAATCGGGAAGATTTATTGGGTCCGAGAAACAAAGTAAATCAGTTGTGGATGCAGTTATATCGAATTTCAGGAGCCTAAGAGTATTGGATCTACATGGCTTGGGAATCAATGAAGTGCCAGGTTCTGTGAGCATGTTGAAGCATCTAAGGTACATCGACCTATCTGATAATAATTTTGTGACACTTCCAAAATCAATGAGCAAACTGCTGAATTTGCAAACTCTGAAGCTGTCTTATTGTTTTGAGCTTTGTGAACTGCCAGAAAATATTCACAAAATGGTAAACATCCGACATCTAGAGCTTGATGGTTGTTTGAATTTGTCCAAAATGCCATGTGGGATTGGACAATTAACTGCTCTTAGGACTTTATCGCAGTTTGTGATAGGTCAAGAAACCTCTATGAGTTCTAAAGTCAATGCAGTGTTAACCGACTTGAATGGTCTTGTCAAGCTAAGAGGAAAATTAACACTTAGAAATTTGGGCTGCATAGAGTGTTTATGTCCTAAAATTGATGATGCTGTTTTGAAGAACAAGGAATACTTGCAATCACTGAGATTAGAATGGACAGACGAAGCTGTCAGTGATGAATATGATGAGCTGTTATTGGAAGGCCTTCAGCCACATGAAAATTTGAAGGTACTTTTCATAGAAAGATACGGAGGTCAAAGTTTCCCAAAATGGATGATGGTTGGCTTGCACTCATCACTACCAAAGTTAACAAAACTTACTCTGAAGAATCTGAAAATATGCAAAAGTCTTCCACCATTTGGGTGTCTTCCTTCTCTCCAATCCCTTAAACTTGAGAATTTGACCTTGCTAGAGTACATTGAACATACTTCCAATGATGGATCTCAATTTGGAATGTATTTCCCATCGTTGAAAGAATTGAAACTCTGTAACTTGCCTTGCTTGAAAGGATGGTGGAAAAAAGAAGTAATGGCTGGTAGTGAATCATCGTCATTTCCTGACCGGCTCCTACTTTCATCATTTCCTTCACTCTTCAAGCTGACCATCCAAGATTGCCTTATGCTTGAGTTCATTCCACGTCTCGAGGAATTGAACTTGATCAGAGTTAGCAATAAACTTTTGCAACAACTAATGATGCTTCTGGAAACAACATTGTCTGCAAATTGTTCATCTTTCCTTGCTGTCTCTAAATTGAAATCATTGTACATATTTGATGTGAGAGAGTTATTCCTTTTACCAGAGGGATTGCAAAATTTGAGTCTGCTTGAACACTTGGAAATCAATGGTTGTCCTAACCTATTGAGTTTGCCAATAGAAGGAATGTGA